The following are encoded in a window of Saccharothrix longispora genomic DNA:
- a CDS encoding nSTAND1 domain-containing NTPase, which produces MLHWPRLRAWLDDDREDIRLRNRLAEAARTWSASWRDLGALLRGVQLDVAVPWRERGGSFNALEQEFLDAGITADRAARAGQLRRTRQLRRLTAVFAAVTLVLAGTTTWALRAQRTAQEREAHARALIDAATALPLFSEDPAEDAGTRAHSDTRDVWADRRPEHRQAGAVRGR; this is translated from the coding sequence GTGCTGCACTGGCCCCGGCTGCGGGCCTGGCTCGACGACGACCGCGAGGACATTCGTCTGCGCAACAGGCTTGCCGAGGCCGCGCGCACCTGGTCGGCGTCGTGGCGGGACCTCGGCGCGCTGCTGCGTGGTGTCCAACTCGACGTGGCGGTCCCCTGGCGCGAGCGGGGTGGCTCCTTCAACGCGCTGGAGCAAGAATTCCTCGATGCCGGCATCACCGCAGACCGCGCCGCGCGCGCCGGGCAACTGCGTCGCACGCGCCAACTGCGACGGCTCACTGCGGTGTTCGCCGCCGTGACGCTCGTGCTGGCCGGCACGACGACGTGGGCGCTGCGGGCGCAGCGGACCGCCCAAGAACGGGAGGCGCACGCCAGAGCGCTCATCGACGCGGCCACCGCGCTGCCGCTGTTCTCCGAGGACCCGGCAGAGGACGCCGGAACACGTGCCCACAGCGACACACGGGACGTGTGGGCCGACCGGCGACCCGAGCACCGGCAGGCAGGCGCCGTTCGAGGCCGGTGA
- a CDS encoding class I SAM-dependent methyltransferase — protein MVGVDFSEVAAAAARRRARELGVDCRYVVAELPGAPLRDGCADLVYTGKGALIWLSDLTAWAGDVARLLKPSGHLFVHEAHPMVPLWTWDEDEPRVRPDRGYFDRDHVNDTFPANGAVERQVTLAEIVMAVLSAGLEILHLSEHPEPFWRPDGVEAAAWRGRLPNSFALLARLETRA, from the coding sequence GTGGTGGGTGTCGACTTCAGCGAGGTCGCGGCGGCGGCCGCGCGGCGTCGTGCCCGGGAACTCGGGGTGGACTGCCGGTACGTGGTCGCCGAACTGCCCGGGGCTCCCCTGCGCGACGGGTGCGCCGACCTGGTCTACACGGGCAAGGGCGCGTTGATCTGGCTGTCGGACCTGACGGCGTGGGCGGGTGACGTCGCACGGCTGCTCAAGCCGTCGGGGCACCTGTTCGTCCACGAGGCCCACCCGATGGTCCCGCTCTGGACGTGGGATGAGGACGAGCCCCGCGTCCGACCCGATCGCGGCTACTTCGACCGCGACCACGTCAACGACACGTTCCCGGCCAACGGGGCGGTGGAGCGGCAGGTCACCCTGGCCGAGATCGTCATGGCCGTTCTCTCCGCGGGGCTGGAGATCCTCCACCTGTCGGAGCACCCCGAGCCGTTCTGGCGACCCGACGGCGTCGAGGCGGCGGCGTGGCGGGGGCGGCTGCCGAACTCCTTCGCGCTGCTCGCACGACTGGAGACCCGAGCCTGA
- a CDS encoding diacylglycerol/lipid kinase family protein translates to MVVHPVAVVDHSGFRDLVSRTARERGWCEPRWFETTPDDAGSGVTALALRDHPRLVLACGGDGTVNAVAAGLAHTGVAMGIVPIGTGNLVARNLGIGSGVEDAVTSAFDGADRRIDMGLLDGRPFVGMGGIGLDAEMVRDTSPRMKRLLGWPAYVPAVLKGLRSGASRVAVRLDDGPWLTRRVLGAVVGNIGALQGGVSLLPEADPADGLLDLALLRDVRTRGWLVTAGRLIGSRRVDGPAVERFRFRRLELRGSRTKPFEVDGEVCGTTRSLKVQVDPGALVVKVPGPAG, encoded by the coding sequence GTGGTCGTTCATCCGGTCGCCGTGGTGGACCACTCCGGATTTCGGGACCTGGTGTCCCGCACCGCCCGGGAACGCGGCTGGTGCGAGCCGCGGTGGTTCGAGACCACCCCTGACGATGCCGGGTCGGGGGTGACGGCACTCGCCCTGCGCGACCACCCGCGGCTGGTCCTGGCGTGTGGTGGAGACGGCACGGTGAACGCGGTGGCCGCCGGGTTGGCGCACACCGGGGTGGCGATGGGAATCGTGCCGATCGGCACGGGGAACCTCGTGGCCAGGAACCTGGGGATCGGCAGTGGGGTGGAGGACGCCGTCACGTCCGCGTTCGACGGGGCGGACCGCCGCATCGACATGGGTCTGCTGGACGGACGCCCTTTCGTCGGCATGGGCGGGATCGGCTTGGACGCGGAGATGGTCCGCGACACCTCGCCCAGGATGAAGCGCCTCCTGGGGTGGCCTGCGTACGTGCCGGCGGTCCTCAAGGGTCTGAGATCGGGGGCCAGTCGGGTGGCTGTCCGGTTGGACGACGGTCCTTGGCTGACCCGCCGCGTCCTGGGGGCGGTCGTCGGCAACATAGGTGCCTTGCAGGGCGGGGTCTCCCTCCTGCCGGAGGCGGATCCCGCCGATGGGCTCCTGGACCTGGCGTTGCTGCGTGACGTGCGCACCAGGGGTTGGCTCGTCACGGCGGGGCGCCTGATCGGTTCCCGCCGGGTGGACGGGCCGGCGGTGGAGCGGTTCCGGTTCCGACGCCTGGAGTTGCGCGGCAGTCGCACGAAACCGTTCGAGGTCGACGGAGAGGTCTGCGGGACGACCAGGTCGCTGAAGGTACAGGTGGACCCCGGAGCGCTCGTCGTCAAGGTACCGGGCCCAGCCGGGTGA
- a CDS encoding DUF6817 domain-containing protein, producing MSPVQGVRARLRQHGAEAIDHPGGTLYAHLSRVHDSLGRLGLGADVRLAGLAHAVYGTDGFDLALIDPADRATLRDLIGESAERLVYLYGACDRGLTWPRLVGTGEVRNRFTGASERLDSHRLRLFVDLSIVNELDVVEQDPTVAENHGAYFRTLFTSWAPVASARVTAEAERVLDFSTATAG from the coding sequence ATGAGCCCCGTGCAGGGTGTGCGAGCACGGTTGCGTCAGCACGGAGCCGAGGCGATCGATCACCCCGGTGGCACCCTCTACGCCCACCTGTCACGCGTCCACGACAGCCTCGGCCGGCTGGGGTTGGGTGCCGACGTGCGGTTGGCCGGTTTGGCGCACGCGGTGTACGGCACGGACGGTTTCGACCTCGCGCTGATCGATCCCGCCGACCGCGCCACGCTGCGGGACCTCATCGGTGAGTCGGCGGAGAGGTTGGTCTACCTCTACGGCGCGTGCGACCGTGGCCTCACCTGGCCGCGGCTGGTCGGCACCGGTGAGGTCCGGAACCGCTTCACGGGCGCGAGCGAGCGCCTGGATTCCCACCGGCTGCGTCTTTTCGTCGACCTGAGCATCGTCAACGAACTGGACGTGGTCGAACAGGACCCGACCGTGGCGGAGAATCACGGCGCTTACTTCCGAACGCTGTTCACCTCCTGGGCCCCGGTCGCCTCTGCCAGGGTCACAGCCGAGGCCGAGCGGGTTCTGGACTTCAGCACCGCGACGGCAGGCTGA
- a CDS encoding squalene cyclase, translating into MVTGDVLAWLLDSDPALRWQVERDLAGEPPEVWEATRARVATEGFGARLLALQDPDGRWAGGAYFPAGFEFGAAETEGQPWTATTWSLNSLREWGLDAAVLRERRTAELLAEHCRWEYDGLPYWGGEVDCCVNAWTVGNGLWLGADVTGVVDWFVEHRLPDGGWNCAWVEGSRRSSFHSTLNSLTGLLAHDAATGGTDATHAARRAGEEYLLRRGLFRRLSTGEPVAPWVDRFAYPFRWYYSVLNAAEYFRRAALLDGTPPDPRMAAAIERVRAARQPDGTWLQARRHPGRVWFEVDVPAGEPSKWLTLFGARVLDWWDSGTHLG; encoded by the coding sequence ATGGTGACCGGCGACGTGCTCGCGTGGCTCCTCGACTCCGATCCGGCGCTGCGCTGGCAGGTCGAGCGAGACCTCGCGGGCGAACCGCCCGAGGTCTGGGAGGCGACCCGGGCCCGGGTCGCGACCGAGGGTTTCGGCGCGCGACTGCTCGCCCTCCAGGACCCCGACGGCCGGTGGGCCGGCGGCGCGTACTTCCCCGCCGGCTTCGAGTTCGGTGCGGCGGAGACCGAGGGGCAGCCCTGGACTGCGACGACCTGGTCGCTGAACTCGCTGCGCGAGTGGGGTCTGGACGCAGCGGTCCTGCGCGAGCGCCGCACGGCCGAACTGCTCGCCGAGCACTGCCGCTGGGAGTACGACGGCCTCCCGTACTGGGGTGGTGAGGTCGACTGCTGCGTCAACGCCTGGACGGTGGGGAACGGCCTGTGGCTCGGCGCCGATGTCACCGGCGTCGTCGACTGGTTCGTCGAGCACCGACTGCCCGACGGCGGCTGGAACTGCGCGTGGGTCGAGGGCTCCAGGCGATCGTCGTTCCACTCGACGCTCAACTCCCTCACGGGGCTGCTCGCCCACGACGCCGCGACCGGCGGCACGGACGCGACGCACGCCGCCCGGCGTGCGGGCGAGGAGTACCTGCTGCGGCGTGGGCTGTTCCGCCGCCTGTCGACGGGGGAACCGGTGGCGCCGTGGGTGGACCGCTTCGCCTACCCGTTCCGCTGGTACTACAGCGTGCTCAACGCGGCCGAGTACTTCCGCCGGGCCGCCCTTCTCGACGGCACACCGCCGGACCCGCGCATGGCCGCCGCGATCGAGCGGGTCCGGGCCGCCCGGCAGCCCGACGGCACGTGGCTCCAGGCCCGCCGGCACCCCGGGCGGGTGTGGTTCGAGGTCGACGTCCCGGCTGGCGAGCCGTCGAAGTGGCTGACCCTGTTCGGGGCGCGGGTGCTCGACTGGTGGGACTCCGGGACGCACCTCGGCTGA